In the Streptomyces sp. WMMC940 genome, CGACACCGGCGAGGTCTCGCAGGAGAGGCCACCGGCGCACGCGAGGCAGGAGACGTACCGACCCCAGCAGCACGGCTCCAGAGGGCCGCAGGGCCGGCGGACCGACCGGCCGCGTGGCACCTGATCGTCGAGGGGACGGCCGCCGGACCCGACACCGGGTGCGGCGGCCGTCCGCCACCCGGCGGTCCGGGACCCGGGGCGTTGTGCACGGGTAGAATCCGGTTCGTCACGCTGGAGACGACATGACCATGTCCGAGCAGGGACCGGTCCAGCCGGGACCCGACCCGCTGGCCGACGCGGTCACGCAGCTCACCGCCGAACTCGCCGCGCTGCGCCGCGATGTCGCCCGCCGTCATCTGCTCGACCTGGCCTGCGGTGTACTCGTCGCGCGGCACTCCCTCAGCCCCGGCGAGGCGATGGACCACCTGGCCCAGCTGGCCGAGACCATGGACGTCGGCCCGGAGGACATCGCCGCCGACATCGTCAACGGCGCCACCGGCCCGTCCGGGGCGGCGGGCGGTCCGGCCCCCGAGGGGAGCACCGGCCCGCGGACGGCGGACGGCACCGCACCGGCCGCGGCCGACGAGGAACGGACCGAGGGCCGCAAGGCGCGGTTCGTCGAGGCCGCCGCCGAGGCGGCGGCGCAGACGGGCGACGCGGTCGACGAGATCGCGGCGACCCTGCTGAACGGTGGAATGCGCCCGCTGGGCGCCCGCGCACTGTGGTTGTTCCGCCGTACGGAGACGGACTGCCTGCGGCTGGCGGGCCAGGCCGGGGCGAACCCGCTGGAGGCGGCCCACTGGCGCTGGGTGCCGCCGGCGGCGGGGAGCGCCCTGCACCGGGTACTGAACGACGGAACGCCCCTGTGGCTGCCCGACGGTACGTCCGCGGCCGAAGCGCTGCCGGGCCCCGCGCCCGGCTCCGCGCGGGCGGTGCTGCCGCTGCGGCAGCGCGGTGTGGTGACCGGGCTCGCCCTGGTCGACTGGCCGGGCCCCGCGGCTCTGGACGAGTCCGTCCGGCGGTCGCTGACCGGGCTGGCCGTACCGGCCGCACGGATCCTGGACGCCGGCGCTCCCGGCACCCCCGATCCCGGGGTACTCGCCCCGCTGCTCGATCTGCTGACGCATCCCGCCATGGCCCTGCGCGCGGACCCGGAGAGCGGAACCCTGCACATCGAGCACCTCAACCGGCCGGCGCTGGACTCTGCCCGCCATGTGCACGGTCCCGCCGGCCGGCCGCTCGCCCAGGTGTTTCCCGCCATGCACGCCGACCTCGCACGGCTCGCACGGACCGCCCGGGAGTCGGCGGCGCCGCAGCGGGTGGCCCGGGTGCCCGTCGAGCACCGGTCCGGCGACCCCGACCCGCTGCACGACGTACGGGTGCTCCCCGTCGGCCCCGACCGTACGGTGGTGTTCTGGCACGGTGCCACGAATCCCGAACTCTCCCTCAGCCGGGTGCTGGGCCGGCTGGAGAACCTGGCCGCGTTCGAGGACGACCTGATCACCGGGAAGTCCCGGTGGAGCGAGCAGGCGTACCGGATCTTCGGCCTCGAGCCGGGCGGTTCCCCGGTGCCGCTGCGGCGGCTCGCCCCGCATCTGCACCGCGAGGACACCGGCAAGCTCAACGAACTGCTGGTGGAACTGACACAGCGCCGGGAGGGCACCGACACCGTGGTGCGGGCGGTCCGCGAGGACGGCGGGCTGAGGCATCTGCGGATCGCCGCGGAACCGCTGCTGACGGGCGGCGTCCTCACCGGGATCACGGGCGTGTACCAGGACGTCTCGGCACAGCACCACACCGAGATCGCGCTGAGCGCCACCTTCGACCGGCTGACCGCCGCACAGACCCAGGCCGCGCTGCGGCACCAGCTCGTCCTCCAGCTCCAGCAGGCGATCGTCCCCGAGGTGCCGGAACTCCAGCGGCTGCCCGGTCTGCAGGTGGCGGCCCGCTACCGGCCGGCCGCCGAGGAGTACCGGGTGGGCGGCGACTGGTACGACGTGCTGCCGCTGCCCGACGGCAGGGTGCTCGTCGTCACCGGGGACATCGCGGGGCACGGCATCGACTCGGTGACGGGGATGGTGGCGCTGCGCAACGCCCTGCGCGGGCTCGCGTTCACCGGGCACACCCCGGGCCGGCTGATGGCCTGGCTCAACGAGGTCACACTGCAGACGCACGGGCATCCGACCGCCACCGCCGTCTGCGGCCTGTACGACCCGTCGGACCGCTCGCTGTGCTGGGCCAGCGCCGGTCACCTCCCGCCGGTGCTGCTCCGCGAAGGGGCGGCCGACCTGCTCGAACCGCCGCGGAGCATCCTTCTCGGCGCGGTCCCGGAGGCCGCGTACCGGGAGACGGTGACGCGGCTGGAGCCCGGGGACACCCTGATGCTGTACACGGACGGGCTGGTGGAGAGCCGCCGATCCGGTATCGACGAGGGACTGGACAGGCTGCGGCGGGCGGTGGAGCGGCTCGCTCCCGCCGGACTGGACGAGCAGGCGGACGCGCTGCTGGCGGCGGTCACCGGGGACACCGACGACGACACGAGCCTGGTGGTCGTCCGGGTGTCCTGAGACCCCGGAGGCGCCGCCCGGCGGTTCCGGGGTCGTTTCGGGCCTCGCGCCTGCCCGGACCCGGCCGCCTCAGTCGCGGTCGAGCCAATGGTGTACGCGTTCGACCAGGTCGTGGGCGTCGACGGGTTTGGTGATGTAGTCGTTCGCCCCGGACTCCAGGCTCTTGGCCCGGTCCCCGGGCATCGCCTTCGCGGTGACCGTGATGATCGGCACGTCGGCGAAGCCCGGCATGTCGCGGATCTCGGCGGTGGCCGTGTGGCCGTCCATGCCGGACATCATCACGTCCATCACGATGAGGTCCACCTCACGGTGGGCGGTGAGCAGTTCGATACCGGAGCGCCCGTCGGCGGCGGTGAGCACATGCACCCCTTCCGCCTCCAGGATCTCGGTGAGCGCGTACACGTTCCGTACGTCGTCGTCCACGATGAGCACCACGCGTCCGGCGAGCGATCCGCGCAGGGCGGCCGAGGTGTCGCCGCCGGGCTCGAGGGATCCCTCCGGGGCACCTGAGTCCGGGCCGCGCGGCAGGCTGCCGCCGATGGGCACGTAGAAGGTGAACTCGCTGCCCTCACCGAGCCGGCTCTCGGCGACGATCACCCCGCCCAGGAGCTGGGCGACCTCACGGCTGATGGAGAGCCCCAGTCCGGTACCGCCGTAGCGGCGGCCGGTGGCGAGGGCACCCTGCTGGAACGCGCCGAAGATGGCGTCCAGGTGCTCGGGCGCGATGCCGACTCCGGTGTCCCGCACCCGGAAGGCGACCACCGACATGCCGCGCATCCGCTCGGGGAGTTCGTCGTCGGCCGCGTTCTGGACCCGCAGTTCGACCCCGCCGCGCTCGGTGAACTTCAGGGCGTTGGAGAGCAGGTTGCGCAGCACCTGCCGCAGCCGCGGCTCGTCCGTGGTGATCTCCGCGGGTACGCCGGGCGCGGTGACGACCCGGAACTCCAGCTCACGTTCGGTCGCCAGGGGCCGGAAGGTCATCTCGACGTACTCCAGCAGCTGGCCCAGCGCGAACGGCTCACGGTGGATGTCCATCTTCCCCGCCTCGACCTTCGACAGGTCGAGGATGTCGTTGATCAGCTGGAGCAGGTCCGAGCCTGCGGAGTGGATGACCTCCGCGTAGTCGACCTGCTTCTCCGTCAGGTTTCCCTCGGGGTTCTGTGCGAGCAACTGGGCCAGGATGAGCAGGCTGTTGAGCGGGGTGCGCAGCTCATGGCTCATGTTGGCGAGGAACTCGGACTTGTACATCGACGTACGGGAGAGCTGCTTGGCCCGTTCCTCGAGCTCCTGCCGGGCCTGCTCGATCTCCAGGTTCTTGCGCTCGATGTCGCGGTTGCGGTCCGCCAGCAGGGCGGCCTTCTCGGCGAGTTCGGCGTTGGAGCTCTGCAGCTCCTCCTGACGTACCTGCAGTTCCTGCGAGCGGGCACGGAGTTCGGCGGTGAGCAGCTGCGACTGCTCCAGCAGTTCGTCCGTGCGGGCGTGTGCGATCAGGGAGCTCACGATGACGCCGACCGTCTCGATGAACTGGTCGAGGAAGTCGCGGTGGAGGCCGGAGAAGGGCCGCAGAGCGGCGAGTTCCACGGCGCCGAGCACCTGGTCCTCGACGAGGATCGGCAGCACGATCAGCGCCCCCGGCGGTCCGGCACCGAGTCCGGAGGAGATCGTGAGATAGCCGGGCGGCAGATCGTCGACGGCGATGGTACGGCGGCTGAGCGCCGCCTGCCCGACCAGGGACTCACCGAGCCGGAAGCGCGACGGCGGTCGGGACGGACCGGCGGGCGGCGCCGCGTAGGAGGCGATCCTGACGAGTTCGGTACCGGCCGCCCCCTCGCCCGTGCCTGCGTCCTGCCCCGCACCCTCGCCCGTCCCCCCGCCCTCGCGCTCGCCCGTCGGCGCCGCCAGGAAGAACGCCCCGTACTGGGCCGCGACCAGCGGCGGCAGCTCCTCCATGATCACGTGGGCCACCTGGACCGGGTCGCGGCTGCTCTGCATCAGCCCGGCGAGCCGCGCCAGATTGGTCTTGAGCCAGTCCTGCTCCTCGTTGGCGCGGGTGGTGGCGCGCAGGGACTCCACCATCATGTTGATGTTGTCCTTGAGGTCGCCCACCTCGCCCGGCGCCTCCACCGTGATCGACCGGGTGAGATCGCCCTCGGCGACGGCGCTGGTGACGCCGGCGATGGCGCGGACCTGGCGGGTGAGGTTCCCGGCCAGTTCGTTCACGTTCTCCGTGAGCCGCTTCCAGGTGCCGGAGACGCCCTCGACCTCGGCCTGGCCGCCCAGCCGCCCCTCGCTGCCGACCTCACGGGCGACCCGGGTGACCTCGGCGGCGAACGACGACAGCTGGTCGACCATCGTGTTGATGGTCGTCTTGAGCGCCAGGATCTCGCCCCGCGCGTCCACGTCGATCTTCCGGGTGAGGTCGCCCTGGGCGACGGCGGTGGTGACCTGGGCGATGTTGCGCACCTGGTTGGTGAGGTTGTTCGCCATGGAGTTGACGTTGTCGGTGAGGTCCTTCCAGGTGCCAGACACCCCGCGGACGGTGGCCTGACCGCCCAGATCGCCCTCGGTGCCCACCTCGCGGGCCACCCGGGTGACCTCCTCGGCGAACGACGACAGCCGCTCGACCATGGTGTTGATGGTGTCCTTCAGCTCCAGGATCTCGCCCCGCGCATCGACCCGGATCTTCTGCGTCAGGTCGCCCCGGGCGACCGCGGAGGCGACCTGGGCGATCGACCGCACCTGCGAGGTGAGGTTGTCGGCCATGGTGTTCACACCGGTGGTCAGCTCCTGCCAGACCCCGCTCACGCCCTTCACCCGGGCGTGCCCGCCGAGGCGTCCCTCTCCGCCGACCTCGCTGGCGACCCGGGTGACCTCGGAGGTGACCAGCGAAAGCTGGTCGGCCATGCCGTTGTAGACGGCGGCGATCTCACCCATGATCCCGTCGGCTTCCTCCGGGAGCCGCGCGGAGAAGTCGCCGTCGCGCACCGCCGTGAGCCCGGCCAGGAGCTTCCTGAGCCCTTCCTCGCTCAGTTCCGCCGGTGGCCGGACCTCTTCCAGCGCCTCGCGCCCCGTGGCGGGCCGAGTGTGTCCGGATTCATCCATGGCCGACCTCGTGTGCCGAATCGTCCTGTTTCCCGTGGCCCGGGCCCCGCCCGGCGGGCAGTGCTCCCGGCCCCTGCTCCCTTACCGACTGTCGCACGGGGAGACCGGGTCGGCGCCCCGTGCCGCTCACGGCCGGCGGGGGGCCGTGACCTCCGCCCACACCGTCTTTCCCGGGTCCCGGGGCACCGACCCCCACGCCCGGGCCAGCCGGCCCAGCACCACGAGACCGTGCCCGCCGGGCACGGCGGGGTCGGCGTGCGGACGTGGCCGGGGCGGCACGGGGCTCGCGTCGCTGACCTCGATGCGGAGCCGCTCGGAGGTGCAGTTGAGGACGAGCTCCAGCGGCCCTCCGGCGTGCAGACAGGCATTGGTGACCAGCTCGGAGACCACCATCAGGACGTCCTCGGCCACTGCCCGCCGCTCCTCGTCCCAGTCCGGTTCGGTGTCGGTGCTCGTGTCCCAGGCGTACGGGTCGTCCCCCGGGAACTCCTCCGGGGACCGGGCGAGACCGCCGGGCGGCAGCCATTCCCAGTCGGCGAGGGCCGTCGCGCTGAAGTCCCGGCAGCGGCCGACCACGCCCCTCGTCCCCGAGATCCCGAGACGACGGGTCTGGCCCTGCTGCGGAAGTGCCGCGCTCACGGCTATTCCTGCCGTGGCCCCGCGAGCGCCTCGCCGAGGCTCGCGTACCGGGGGAAGACCGCCCCCGCACCGGTGATGGTGAGCATGCGGGCCACCTGTGGCCGCAGCGCCGCGAGCTCCACGCGGGCCTCGCTCTCCTGCGCGGCCAGTCTCGCCCGCAGCAGCACGTTCAACCCGGTGGAGTCGCAGAACAGCAGCTCCGCGCAGTCGACGACGATCCGCCGTGCCCCGCCGGCGATCGCGTCGTCCAGGGCCGCGCGAAGCGGTTCCGCCGTGTCGTGGTCGAGCTCGCCGGCGAGTTCGACCACCACGATGGCCGGTTCCGGGCCGGGCCGGGCCGTGACCGTGAACCGGCCACCACCGCTGCTGCCGCTGCCGGCCCAACCGTCCTGTGCTGACACCATGCCCGGTTCTCCGTCCGTCCCTGCCGGCTTCCGTCCGTGCCCGCCGGTCTCCGTGCGTCGGCCCACCACCCACCGTCGCTCCGCCCGTCCCCGCCGGGACTCCGCTTCGCCCCCACCGGATGTCCGCGCCGTCCCGCCGACGACAACCCCGACTATGGCACCGCCTCCGCGGCACCGCTCCCGCTCCGCGAACTCGCGACGGCGCGGCGACACCGGTTCCGGAATCGCTCCGGTCGCGATCCGGTCCCGGCCGCCACAGGCCGCTCCGGGCCTCACGCGGCGACTACCCAGCGCTCGCATGGCTAGGCTGAAATACCCGTCGATTCTTCTCACGAGCGGTGAAAGCTGGCGCATGCCATGAACGCAACCTCCGACTTCGAGCTGCTGGGCGTGACGATCCAGGTGGAGGGGCGCCCCGACATGCCCGTGCGTCTGGCGCCCGCCCAGGGGCGCGGTGCCGGGCCGCCGCCCGCACCGCTGGTGCTGCGGGAGGGGTCGGAGTTCCGGGTGCGGCTGGAGTTCGCCGTGGGGGCAGGCCGGGACCTGGAGGGGTTGCGGTTCATCGACGAGCGGACCCGACAGGGCATGACGGTCGGCCATCAGGAGATCCTGCTCGGCGACTACCGCCGCGGGGGTCCGTACGAGATCGTGCTGCCGCCGGAGCGGCTGCCGATCGGCCATATGGCCCGGGACCTCTACCAGGTGATCGGCACCTTCGTGGACAAGGAGGGCCGGGTCCTCGGCTGCGAGTCCCACAGCTTCGAGATCACCAAGGACTGGCCCCACTGAGCGCGCCCGTCGGCTCGGCCCCGCCGGTGGCGGCAGACCTCCCGGGGCCCTGACAGCGCCCCGTCACGGGCAGGAGCGGCCGCAGAGGCCCGTCCGCGTCGGCCGGCGGATCGCCGCCCTGGAGCAGGAGCCGAGGCGCGGCGCCGCTCGAACGGTCGGCAGGGGCGTACGGCCCACGGCGGCCGGACAGCTGCCGAGCACTCCCCCGGCGACGGGCCCCGGTCCGCGCGCACGACGCCTCCGGCCGAGGCTCCCCCCGTATCAGGCCGTGCGTTCGGCGCCCGAACGGCTCACGATGGGCTTGAGGCGAACGGAGGCACCAGCGATGAGCAGCTCTTCGATACGGATCACGGCCGCCCTGTCCACCGAGCACCGCGGCCGGCTGATGGAGATGGCCAAGGACGTCAAGTTCCCGGAAGGGGCCCGTGTCTTCGAGGAGGGCCGCCTCGCCGACCGGTTCTGGATCATCCGGTCGGGGACCGTCACGCTGGACATCCGTGTTCCCGGCCGGCGTCCCGCCGTGATCGAGAACCTCGGCTTCGGCGAACTCGTGGGATGGTCGTGGCTGTTCCCGCCGTACGTCTGGCAGTTGGGCGCCGAGGCCATGACCCCGGTACGCGCCCAGGAGTTCGACGCGGTACCCGTCCGCATGCTGATGGACGCCGATCCCGCGTTCGGCTCGGCGATCGGCCAGTGGGTCGGCCGTGTCCTGGCCCATCGGCTGCACTCGGCCCGGGTGCGGCTGCTCGATCTGTACGCCCCGTACGGCAGCGGTCTCACACCGTGAACTGAGCGCCGTACGGCACCGTATCCTGGCTCCGGGCGGCGGACCGCGATCACCGCTCCCGGGCCCGCTGCAGGGGTGTTTCCCCGGCATGCGCGTCCCAGGAGCCCGGCGCCCGGCGCGTGCCGTGGTCGCGCCGCCGTACCGCCGTTCCGCCGTCGTTGCGCCGCCGTACCGAGGAGCTGGGAGTGCACCGTGAGTTATGAGGTCCGAGGCGGTCCGGCGGTGCCCGGGGAGGCCCGTGCCGGGAGCGGCCGGGGCGGCGGCCCCAGGCTCGTGGCCGTCAGCGATCTGCACGTCCGCTACGCCGAGAACCGCTCCGTCGTCGAGCGGCTGCGCCCGGAGTCGGACGAGGACTGGCTGCTGGTCGCCGGTGACGTCGGCGAGTACGTCGCCGATGTGCGCTGGGCGCTGGACCTGCTGGCCGGGCGGTTCGCCAAGGTGGTCTGGACGCCGGGCAACCACGAACTGTGGACGCCTCCCGACGACCCGGTGCAGTTGCGCGGCGAGGAGCGCTACGAGCACCTGGTGCGGCTCTGCCGGGAGCTGGGCGTGGTCACTCCCGAGGACCCGTTCCCGCTGTGGGAGGGGTCCGGCGGGCCGGTGGTGATCGCCCCGCTCTTCGTGCTGTACGACTACTCCTTCCGGCCCGCCGGAGCGCGCTCCAAGGAGTCGGCCCTCGCGATCGCCGAGCAGGCCGGAGTGGTGTGCACGGACGAGTTCCTGCTGCACCCGGACCCCCATCCGTCGAGGGACGCCTGGTGCCGCGCCCGGCTCCGGATCACGGAGGCCAGGCTGGCCGAGGTACCGCAGGAGCTGCCGACCGTACTCGTCAACCACTATCCGCTGGTGCGCGAGCCCACCAGGGTGCTGTGGCACCCGGAGTTCGCCCTCTGGTGCGGGACCGAGGCGACGGCCGACTGGCCGCGCCGGTTCCGTGCGTCCGCCGTCGTGTACGGCCATCTGCACATCCCGCGGCTGGTGTGGTGGGAGGGCGTGCCCCACCAGGAAGTGTCCCTCGGGTATCCGCGTGAGTGGCGCAGGCGCCCGGGGACGCCCGGCCGTCCCGTGGAGGTCTTCCCGTTGGTTCCGGACGGGGCGTGCACGTGATCGGCAAGCTGCTGCCCCCGCCGATCGCGGCCTGCGAAGTCTTCGGCGACCCGCCGGTGTTGGAGATGTACCCCGAGGAGCGCGCCGTGGTGGCGAACGCCGTGCCCGAACGCCGGCAGGAGTTCGGCACGGTCCGGGCGTGCGCCCGCAAGGCGCTCGGAGAACTCGGCTACCCGCCCGGGCCGATCCTGCCGGGAGCCGCGAGGGCCCCGCAGTGGCCGCCCGGTGCGGTCGGAGCCATGACCCACTGCCAGGGCTACCGTGCGGCGGCCGTGGCACACGCCACCGACGTCCTGACGATCGGCCTGGACGCCGAGCCGCATCTGCCCCTGCCCGACAAGGGGGTCCGCGACCTGGTCACACTCCCCGAGGAGCGCACCGCGCTGGACCGGCTGAGCGCCCTGCGCCCGGAAGTCTGCTGGGACCGGCTGCTGTTCAGCGCCAAGGAGAGCGTCTACAAGGCCTGGTACCCGCTGGCCCGACGATGGCTGGACTTCGAGGAGGCCACCCTCACGATCGACCCCGACGACGCCACGTTCCACGCCCGGCTGCTCGTGGACGGCCCGGTCGTCGACGGCCGCCCGCTGACGGGATTCGACGGGCGCTGGCTCGTCGAGTCGGGCCTGGTGATCACGGCGATCGCGGTGGTGCGCTGAGGGGCGAGCGCATGGGGCGCGGCCCGACGGCCACGCCCCACGGCACGGCGGATCGTCGCCGTGCCGGCCGGTTCCGGGCACCCCGCCGATCGCGCGGCCGACCCCGGCGAGCCGCCGCGCGGTTCCGCCGAATCCCCTGCGAGCGGGGGCGCCTGGGCCTTCTCACCGCTGAAGAGATCGGGACCCACTGCCGGCCTCAGGCGTCCGTGACGAACATATGACACGAGAGCCGGAAAATGATCAAGGACCCCACCTCACTGATGTGTGAGGCAGGGCCCTTTCACCTGCGACTACGAAGCAGAGCTTCCGTCGGGACGACAGGATTTGAACCTGCGACCCCTTGACCCCCAGTCAAGTGCGCTACCAAGCTGCGCCACGTCCCGATGCGCGGATCCCCGGGGCCTGCCCCGGCTGAGCGCGCAAGAGAACATTACCCCAATCCGCACCCCGCTCGGAGACACGGCC is a window encoding:
- a CDS encoding SpoIIE family protein phosphatase, which gives rise to MTMSEQGPVQPGPDPLADAVTQLTAELAALRRDVARRHLLDLACGVLVARHSLSPGEAMDHLAQLAETMDVGPEDIAADIVNGATGPSGAAGGPAPEGSTGPRTADGTAPAAADEERTEGRKARFVEAAAEAAAQTGDAVDEIAATLLNGGMRPLGARALWLFRRTETDCLRLAGQAGANPLEAAHWRWVPPAAGSALHRVLNDGTPLWLPDGTSAAEALPGPAPGSARAVLPLRQRGVVTGLALVDWPGPAALDESVRRSLTGLAVPAARILDAGAPGTPDPGVLAPLLDLLTHPAMALRADPESGTLHIEHLNRPALDSARHVHGPAGRPLAQVFPAMHADLARLARTARESAAPQRVARVPVEHRSGDPDPLHDVRVLPVGPDRTVVFWHGATNPELSLSRVLGRLENLAAFEDDLITGKSRWSEQAYRIFGLEPGGSPVPLRRLAPHLHREDTGKLNELLVELTQRREGTDTVVRAVREDGGLRHLRIAAEPLLTGGVLTGITGVYQDVSAQHHTEIALSATFDRLTAAQTQAALRHQLVLQLQQAIVPEVPELQRLPGLQVAARYRPAAEEYRVGGDWYDVLPLPDGRVLVVTGDIAGHGIDSVTGMVALRNALRGLAFTGHTPGRLMAWLNEVTLQTHGHPTATAVCGLYDPSDRSLCWASAGHLPPVLLREGAADLLEPPRSILLGAVPEAAYRETVTRLEPGDTLMLYTDGLVESRRSGIDEGLDRLRRAVERLAPAGLDEQADALLAAVTGDTDDDTSLVVVRVS
- a CDS encoding metallophosphoesterase family protein, with the protein product MSYEVRGGPAVPGEARAGSGRGGGPRLVAVSDLHVRYAENRSVVERLRPESDEDWLLVAGDVGEYVADVRWALDLLAGRFAKVVWTPGNHELWTPPDDPVQLRGEERYEHLVRLCRELGVVTPEDPFPLWEGSGGPVVIAPLFVLYDYSFRPAGARSKESALAIAEQAGVVCTDEFLLHPDPHPSRDAWCRARLRITEARLAEVPQELPTVLVNHYPLVREPTRVLWHPEFALWCGTEATADWPRRFRASAVVYGHLHIPRLVWWEGVPHQEVSLGYPREWRRRPGTPGRPVEVFPLVPDGACT
- a CDS encoding HAMP domain-containing protein — protein: MDESGHTRPATGREALEEVRPPAELSEEGLRKLLAGLTAVRDGDFSARLPEEADGIMGEIAAVYNGMADQLSLVTSEVTRVASEVGGEGRLGGHARVKGVSGVWQELTTGVNTMADNLTSQVRSIAQVASAVARGDLTQKIRVDARGEILELKDTINTMVERLSSFAEEVTRVAREVGTEGDLGGQATVRGVSGTWKDLTDNVNSMANNLTNQVRNIAQVTTAVAQGDLTRKIDVDARGEILALKTTINTMVDQLSSFAAEVTRVAREVGSEGRLGGQAEVEGVSGTWKRLTENVNELAGNLTRQVRAIAGVTSAVAEGDLTRSITVEAPGEVGDLKDNINMMVESLRATTRANEEQDWLKTNLARLAGLMQSSRDPVQVAHVIMEELPPLVAAQYGAFFLAAPTGEREGGGTGEGAGQDAGTGEGAAGTELVRIASYAAPPAGPSRPPSRFRLGESLVGQAALSRRTIAVDDLPPGYLTISSGLGAGPPGALIVLPILVEDQVLGAVELAALRPFSGLHRDFLDQFIETVGVIVSSLIAHARTDELLEQSQLLTAELRARSQELQVRQEELQSSNAELAEKAALLADRNRDIERKNLEIEQARQELEERAKQLSRTSMYKSEFLANMSHELRTPLNSLLILAQLLAQNPEGNLTEKQVDYAEVIHSAGSDLLQLINDILDLSKVEAGKMDIHREPFALGQLLEYVEMTFRPLATERELEFRVVTAPGVPAEITTDEPRLRQVLRNLLSNALKFTERGGVELRVQNAADDELPERMRGMSVVAFRVRDTGVGIAPEHLDAIFGAFQQGALATGRRYGGTGLGLSISREVAQLLGGVIVAESRLGEGSEFTFYVPIGGSLPRGPDSGAPEGSLEPGGDTSAALRGSLAGRVVLIVDDDVRNVYALTEILEAEGVHVLTAADGRSGIELLTAHREVDLIVMDVMMSGMDGHTATAEIRDMPGFADVPIITVTAKAMPGDRAKSLESGANDYITKPVDAHDLVERVHHWLDRD
- a CDS encoding ATP-binding protein — translated: MAVSAALPQQGQTRRLGISGTRGVVGRCRDFSATALADWEWLPPGGLARSPEEFPGDDPYAWDTSTDTEPDWDEERRAVAEDVLMVVSELVTNACLHAGGPLELVLNCTSERLRIEVSDASPVPPRPRPHADPAVPGGHGLVVLGRLARAWGSVPRDPGKTVWAEVTAPRRP
- a CDS encoding 4'-phosphopantetheinyl transferase family protein, which codes for MIGKLLPPPIAACEVFGDPPVLEMYPEERAVVANAVPERRQEFGTVRACARKALGELGYPPGPILPGAARAPQWPPGAVGAMTHCQGYRAAAVAHATDVLTIGLDAEPHLPLPDKGVRDLVTLPEERTALDRLSALRPEVCWDRLLFSAKESVYKAWYPLARRWLDFEEATLTIDPDDATFHARLLVDGPVVDGRPLTGFDGRWLVESGLVITAIAVVR
- a CDS encoding cyclic nucleotide-binding domain-containing protein — translated: MSSSSIRITAALSTEHRGRLMEMAKDVKFPEGARVFEEGRLADRFWIIRSGTVTLDIRVPGRRPAVIENLGFGELVGWSWLFPPYVWQLGAEAMTPVRAQEFDAVPVRMLMDADPAFGSAIGQWVGRVLAHRLHSARVRLLDLYAPYGSGLTP
- a CDS encoding STAS domain-containing protein; this encodes MVSAQDGWAGSGSSGGGRFTVTARPGPEPAIVVVELAGELDHDTAEPLRAALDDAIAGGARRIVVDCAELLFCDSTGLNVLLRARLAAQESEARVELAALRPQVARMLTITGAGAVFPRYASLGEALAGPRQE